GAGGAAATTAGCAGGGTCGAAGATCGCGCGGAAGTTCGACGAATTGATCGTCGTCAGAAGATCACGACAGCGTGCGGGGGTATCGCCGTAGATATCCTTCTCGTTCTCGTGGAGGAGCGTAATACCCATTTCCTCTGCGAGATCGACTTTCGTCTCCATCCGATGGAGCACCTCCTCGCGGTGGTCAGCCGGCTCCTCTCGTTCGGGAATCCAGTAGGAGAACAGCCGAATGTACTCCGTTTCGAAGAAGTCAGCAATGTCAAGTGCGTGCTCGAATCGTTCGCGGTGGGGTTCGAACGCATCGGTAATGTCGATCTTCCCGATTGGGGAACCGATCGACGCGACTTTGATATCCCGCCGATTCAGCTCGTTCCGGACGTGAACGAGTTGTTTCTCAGTCAAGTCGAGAATGTTGGTTCCGTCGACGCTCCGGAGATCAATATGACCGAGACCGAGTTCTTCGAAGACATCAAGCTGCGTATCGAGGTCAGCGGCGATCTCGTCGGCAAATCCACTGAGGATGAACGTGGCGTCGGAATTGAGTGACATGAGATAGTAAAGCAACCCGTCGAGCGATATTATCTCTTGGGAAAGACGCAACACGGGGTGTGATATCCGGACCGTTGAATGTCGGCTTACTACGACCCACGACCCCATTCATTCGTAAAATTACTGTGCGTAGACCAACCCAATCACAACCGAGAAAACCGAAGTATTCGTCAGAAGGACGCTGACGATTGTGGATTCACACAGCATAGACGTGGACGATGAAATGTACTTCCTGTGTTGTCACCCTTGTCCATGAGGTCCAGAACGTCCGGCCGGTCGTTCATTTGAATCACGGTGACTGCGTCCTCATCCTCTGGATACGAGGACCCTCTACTCACTACACGAATCGGAGATACGATAATGATAATATGATCGTGCTAAGGCTCTCTGAGCGCACGCACGTCGTGCATAACTGTGTCTGGGTCGCCAATTGGGGAGAGCTCACAACCGGCGTAGCCGTCGTATTCCTTCTCCGCGATCGTAGCAAAGAGATTCCCGTACTTTACGTTCGCCCATCCCAAGCTCATGGCGACCGGGCGTATCTGCACTATGCGTATGGTCGATCAGATCGGGATGATTCTGGAAGCTTCGAATAACGTCACCACTCGTGATCTGTGCGTGGTAGAAGTCGTACAGCAGCTTCACGCTCGGGCTGTCGACCGTCTTAATTAGCTCTGCCCCCTCCACAGCGGAGATGATCAGGTAGCCCGAGTGGTCACGCACGTTGAGGGCTCCAATACGAGCGTAGTGTCGGTGATTCTGCCACTGGAGCCACTTCACGAAGGACAGAGGCGACGTTCTCTCGCTGTCTCTTCTCATCAAGATCGTCTTGAACACGATCAGCCTTGACGTTCAGATTCTGATAACTGACCCGCTCAGCGAGAGCAATTGTTTCCGTGACGTTCGCCACTGCATCGTCGAATCGGTCCGGACGGTTCAATGGCGGACAGACTCCCGACATGTAGACAAACGCTAACCCACGCTCATCGCATCGTTCGCCAAAAGCTTCGACGTTGGCGTCAACTCCGTACAGTTCGATGCCATCGAATCCAGCCTCGGAAACGTGATCGACGTACGCTGGGGACGGATTCCCATCGAACAGCATATTGAGATATCCGGACACCCCGGAACATACCCGTGTCTCACTTGGGAACGAAAGCTCCGTTACCGTACCAGAGATCAACGACCTATAGAGCAACTCGAATAGAGTGGGACTTCGCTACAGCTCAGTCGAACTGGGCTGGAGATCGCCGGATTCGACCATCGCGTCCAGTGGATTGTCCTCGATTTTGAGCGGGAATTCGACCCGGCCGCGAGAACGGACGGACTCATACGTTCCGAAAATGATCTCCATCGCTCTGAGCGCATTCTCTGCTCCGAGTTGGGACTTTTCGTTTGTATCCAGACACGCCACGATGTGTTCGATACCGAGTCCAATAGTGGTTCTTTCCGGCTCTTCGAGCAGGACTGCTTCCCAACCCTCTCCATCGAATCGGTTGATTCGGAGGGCGGCGTCATCGTCGTACGGGTGAACCTCTATGATTCCTTCACTTCCAACGAGTCGATTGTGGCAACCGATGATCGCTTGACCAACGTGACCAGTCGAGGCGAAGCCGCGAACGCCGTTGTCGTACTCCCACACCGCAACTGACTGGTTCTCATTGTGGCTTCCATAGCGGACGTCCGCTTCTCGGTAGTCGATTCCCCCAAGAACCCACTCAGCAGGACACTCATCGTTGTAGAAATTGCACAGATCGATCAGATGGGTCCCGAAGTCGAACAGGTTTTTCCCACCGATCATCACTCGTTCGAGCGTCCCTATCTCACCGCTGTCGAGCAAATCCTTGGCTGCTCGCCACTGTGGGTCGAACCGGCGCTGGTGATTGAACGTCAACTGGATCTCCTGTTCGTCACAAGCGATCGCCATTCGTTGGCAATCGCCCCACGTCTCTGCCATCGGCTTTTCACAATGAATCGCATCAGGTACGGCTGTTTCTGCTACGTCCACAACGATATCCGCGTGAGTCGGCACTGGCGTGGCAATACTCACGATATCCGGATCGGTCTCGTACAGCATCTCCTCGTAGTCCTCGTAGACGTTCTCGCCACTGATATCGAACTCATCCGCGAACGCTCGTGCGTTCTCGAGAACAAGGTCTGCACAGGAGACGAGGGCACACTGATCCTGCTGTTGATATCCCCATCCATGCCGATATGCCATCGCCGCACTCTCTCCCCACACTTGATTGTGCGGCTCTGGTCCGGTCCCGATAAAAGCCACGTCGTAGTTCATCCTTTTTGGATGCGTCTTGCCATCTAATAAATACTTCTATAGACGTAGATATACGATATAGTGTCCGAACTGCGGCGATACGAGCGCTGTTCGTGTCTTGACCCACTTCATTCGACATCTGAATTATTCAAATGTTCCGCACAGGGGAACGAAGATCGATCATCATAAAACCCCCACCAATAGTCCCCTGACCATCGATGGTTCCACGGCCCGTAATTTCGACGGTGTCCGCACCAGTAATCAACAAATACGGATGGAAGCCGGCTTGGTTCTATCCCTCCCACCGACTCGTAACCGTTGGAAATATCGAGGCATCAGCGGACGAATCGCAACGTCGCGCCAGCAGCAACGTGTAACGTCGTTTGGTCGCGTATGGTAAGCGCTGCTGACAGATAATCACCAGCCGAAACGTAAACGGTGCCACCTGATGCAGCGCAGTCATCGAGTGCGAACTGTATCGCATCGGTGTCATAGTGTTCGCCATCGTCGGTTACGCCATAGTCCCGGATATCAAACAGCGTATCTGCTGACTCGTGCATCAGTGGCGTATCCAATCGTATGAACATAATCATTGTGTCGAAAATTTGAATGAGGGTGATTGTACTCATCTCATATCACTATTTACTCCACCCACAATGGCGGGAGATGGACAAACAACGATCAGCTTCGACGATTGGACTCGTTGGGAGGTAAATGCATCATGTTCGACCAGTTCGTTCTGAGATTTTTCGGGTGACGACCATCGACTCGTCACGAATCGAATGCGTACCAAAGACAGAGCACTACTCAGGCATGACAAGTGTGACGTTGTCACATCAACCAACCTCCATTTTGACATCGGAGTATATGATACTATTAGCGAACGTCCATAGTTCGTTCGCGTGTCCACATCTTCGAATCAGATATCCGACTCAGGATCGATAGTACTCTCTGGCTGTTGTCGACAACAAATGTGGTAGAAGCTTACTCGGTAGTCAGAACAGCGTACTATCGATATATTATCCGTGAAATCTAACTATCCGTAACTCGCTCGAATTCAACGGACTGAATAACCGACGGAGCGACTCGCAGCCACCGATAGTGCGAGGACCTCTCCCTCAGATATACATTATCCATATGGATGACGAACAAATATCTTAGCAGTGAGGTGTGCGTTGTCATGCATTGTTGGCCAATTTTAGGACTCCAACAATCTACTGTTGGTAGATGTAAATATATCAAAAATTATATTTACTGATTACACAAACAGTCCAGAATATAGCATTTTGCTTTTTGTGATAACCACGCAATTGGGGATGCCTAGAGATGGAAACTAATACCATCGTCATAAATTCCATAATCACACAGTTTACGATCAACGTCAATCTCATTCGAGATGTGTTTATAATAACCGGGATATTCCCCGGGCAACAATTTACTCATTCGGTCACGAACGGGAGATGTACGATGGCTATTGACATTGTCAACGAACGCGAAGCGTGGATTAACGAGTGGATGAACAAAGTAAACACTGAAAGCGACTATCACGAAACCGGTCAGGGTTGGGGCGAGGGATTCAACGGAGATTTCGTTTTCGAGGTCGAAGTCGATGATGAATATCAGGAAGCCAAGCAGTACACCGACGATGACATCGAAAATGGCATTGCTTTCTTCGCAGAAGTTAGCGACGGAGAGGTCCATGACGCGACCCCCATTGACGTTGATGATATCGCGGAGTACGATTACGGGTTTAATTACCACGGTACATACTCCAACTGGAAGGAGCTGATCAAGCAGAATATTGGACCGATCGATGGTCTGATGAGCGGCCAGTTCGAGATTGAAGGAGATATGCAAAAAATTCTGCAGTGGAGCGATGGTGCATCGTCGCTCGCAAACGCATCGGGCATGGTTGAGACCTCATTTCCCGAAGAGGAAGCATAGTAGCTCTGGGCGGTAGTCGCTGTCTGTTTTGAAGCAAGCGACTCATGTTGATGACATCTTGGCCGACTTGTAAAACGGAGATCTCTCAGAGAACGAGCAACAGTCGAGCCACCACTGACACACGTCGGAATTACTATCCCAAAATGTACTCATTCACTCGGCTCGGTGGCGTAGCCGACTCGCTGCCGATATGTTCACGTCGAGTGTCGCTGCCAAATCAGCGAGCGTACAGTTTCGAGGAATATCGTAACATCCACCGAGTGCTTCGGTGCTGAGCTTCCATTGGTAGTCTGTGAGCAACTCGCCTGAATCGTGAGATTGGATTAACAACACAGCCCAGTATGGAATATCTGCTGCAGCCAACGTCTCCGTGTGCGCCGACAATTGAATATATTCTTTAGAAGATACAGTTGGAAATATCTCCTCGATGGTTATCTGTCTAATGAGCTAAATCATATTAGTCATACGAGTGTACGATATTGCGAATCAGATTTATCATCTCGATGTGAGTCTACGATCATCTCGACAGCGAATATGAGCAAGGTGCTGTGTAGTCCGAAGAACGTTCCTCGAAGAGAATCTCTCATCATTCGCAGCATCGACAGAATTTTTATATACTAACAGATATATCAAAAGATAGCAAGTGGTTCAACAGTGAGTACGAATGAACAACCAATCATCAGTTTCGCGATGTTGGGACACCGATTTGTACGTTGTTGCCGAGGATGAGCCCAGTACAGCCAGAGGGACTCGCTGCGCTGGCTACACCGACTGATTGCAGGAACCGACGGCGTGTTATTGACCCTGAACGACGTCGGGAAGTAGATCCCGACGATACGATAGGCGTCACGAGACACTGAAGGACGTCACGGTCTGGACAATGTTGGATATTGTCATGACGTCGCTGTGACCGTTTAAGATATCCAGAACAGCAGCCGCAGAAAGCGCACCGAAAACGAGTCCGGGCTGTTCGAGACCGCTATCCGAGGTGGCTTCCGGGATGCCATGCACCCCACTCGTCGAGTTGCCCATGATGTGGTCGTCTATTTGTACGTCGATCCGATCGTTCGGGACCGACCGTTCCACGATTACTGGACGAAAACTGACAAAAAGAAGAGAATGCACCAATCACTACGGATAAAATACCGCGACGATTGTTATCAATGCGCTTATCGCACATGAGAATTACGACTGTTATGAGCTTCCGACGTGACCGGAAGCTAGTTTAATGACCACACTGTCCCTTATTTTGTCCACGTTGAACCGGTGTCCATTACAGTCGTACGCTCGTAATTTCAGACGTTCAATTTCGGTCAGTTTAGCCAGAGTGGTGGAAGCCCGACGTGGATCAATTTTCTCGGGTCGCACTATTAACGAAAAGAGTTGGTAGAGGGAGAAAGAGGACAAAATCTGGATAGTTGATGGGCATCTCATTTCGGTATACGACGCTCGAATCACACAACTCAAACATGACTTCACACCTGGGACAACCTGGTCGTGGAACAATCCACTGGGGTAACAACAACCAGCCACTCATCTTGCGAATACGCTCATGTTTTCATTCGAACGTCGGTTTTCTCGATTGCCCCCATCGTAGTACGGAATTGCCGTAACCGTCGTGTCTTCGTGCTCGGTCGCCTCGACCGGTAGATAGAGTTCGTCTTCCCGGACAGATGTGTTGGGGACAGTGACTCGCCCTCGAATGGGGCCGCCGTAGCGAGGACGTACTGATGGAGTGGGCAGTTATTGTCGACAGCCTCAAGACAGTAGATGAGTGCTCCGTGAGTGAGTGCAAATGCCTCCGTATCAGCTTCGACATTGGGATGGGCAACCATCTGACTAACACTCTGTGCTAACGTGAGCGTGACTCGATCGTTTTTTCACGTCCGATTCAGTTCGAGATATTCGTTGTGTTCGATAGCAACGGATTCACCATCGACTTCGACAGTAATATCGTCACGTCACTCGGGGATACGCAAGCGAACAGAGAATTCAGCCGAATCAGACGTGCTGATCTGGATCTGTACATCGCCCTCCCACGGAACTGAACTCTGGTGAGCGATCTCGACATCGGTGAAAGAGACTGATTTAGTTTCTTTATTTTCCATATTTATAACCAATCCACACAGTTCCCCCGTCACGATCAACCCAATTACCTTTATTGAAAGCGAAAGCTTGCGATTCGATTCCAATGAACGGATCAGTACTATTAGGCCATCATTTCGTGATGTCCGAAGCGCTGATCCTCAGAGAGACAATAGTCATTCAGTCGTTGATAACTAATTACTCATGAAGGAGACGAAGCAGTGAGATACCCTCCAGTTTTATGAATTACTCATCAGAATGAGTAAAAGGATTTTGGAAGAAAGCTTATGATTCGGTGTAGACACGATATGCTTTCCAGTGTGATATTTGGAATCAGCGTTCGGTGGGTTCCATTCGACTAAGAATGATGTAGCAATACTCAGCGAGAGTTCGTCTCATAGCTACACAAGAATTTCGATTCACTCAATTGATTATTCACACCCTGCTTGATAAATTCCATCCTCTACCACTCGAACATGACTATTCTAAACCACATATTCAGATGTGCTGATTCGAGTTTATAATTCTTTTCTAAACTATTGTATGAAGTTATGGAATCCCTGATTCCGGAATGGTCTCAGCTCGGTAGAGTTCTCTCTGATCGTTTCAGCTCTTATAATCTTCGATTAGTCCCCCTTGGAGCACAATTTCGACCTGACGCGCGCTCAAACTGTGTTCTGCAGGGAATTGAGTGTCTTGCGTGGCGTTGTGCACGGTGACTTCGGAGCCGTCTTGCAGGTCCTCACGAACAGTGGGAAGCTCAAGGATGTCGCCCTGCTCAATTGCTGCATAATCGGCTCTGTTAACGAATTCGAGCGGCACGATTCCGAAATTTACGAGATTCTGCCAGTGGATACGGGCGTAGCTGACAGCTAGTGCAGCCCTCATTCCCAGATAGTACGGTGCGAGGGCCGCGTGCTCGCGTGAACTACCCTGCCCATAGTTCGAGCCACCAACCACCATCCACGGCGGTCCCTGGTCTTGCGCCCGCTCGTAGAAGCCCTGCTCAATCTGATCGAACACCCATTCGCTGATCCTCGGGATATTCGATCGATACGGCAGTACGTCCGATCCAGCAGGCATTATTTCGTCCGTTGAGACGTCGTCACCGACTTTCATTAGCACTGGACCTGTAATTGAGTTCGGCACGCGTTCGAAATCTGGCAGTGATTTTA
The nucleotide sequence above comes from Halocatena marina. Encoded proteins:
- a CDS encoding sugar phosphate isomerase/epimerase, whose product is MSLNSDATFILSGFADEIAADLDTQLDVFEELGLGHIDLRSVDGTNILDLTEKQLVHVRNELNRRDIKVASIGSPIGKIDITDAFEPHRERFEHALDIADFFETEYIRLFSYWIPEREEPADHREEVLHRMETKVDLAEEMGITLLHENEKDIYGDTPARCRDLLTTINSSNFRAIFDPANFLETGCQPYPDALLDLIEYVEYLHIKDAEFGQRGAIRPAGDGDGRIPEILGAFKRRGYIGYAALEPHLAHAGEKGGFSGPEAFDVATDALRACMDQVDCSYE
- a CDS encoding TIM barrel protein — encoded protein: MRDHSGYLIISAVEGAELIKTVDSPSVKLLYDFYHAQITSGDVIRSFQNHPDLIDHTHSADTPGRHELGMGERKVRESLCYDRGEGIRRLRRL
- a CDS encoding sugar phosphate isomerase/epimerase, whose translation is MLFDGNPSPAYVDHVSEAGFDGIELYGVDANVEAFGERCDERGLAFVYMSGVCPPLNRPDRFDDAVANVTETIALAERVSYQNLNVKADRVQDDLDEKRQRENVASVLREVAPVAESPTLRSYWSPQRA
- a CDS encoding Gfo/Idh/MocA family protein, producing the protein MNYDVAFIGTGPEPHNQVWGESAAMAYRHGWGYQQQDQCALVSCADLVLENARAFADEFDISGENVYEDYEEMLYETDPDIVSIATPVPTHADIVVDVAETAVPDAIHCEKPMAETWGDCQRMAIACDEQEIQLTFNHQRRFDPQWRAAKDLLDSGEIGTLERVMIGGKNLFDFGTHLIDLCNFYNDECPAEWVLGGIDYREADVRYGSHNENQSVAVWEYDNGVRGFASTGHVGQAIIGCHNRLVGSEGIIEVHPYDDDAALRINRFDGEGWEAVLLEEPERTTIGLGIEHIVACLDTNEKSQLGAENALRAMEIIFGTYESVRSRGRVEFPLKIEDNPLDAMVESGDLQPSSTEL
- a CDS encoding glycosyl hydrolase family 28-related protein, with protein sequence MHESADTLFDIRDYGVTDDGEHYDTDAIQFALDDCAASGGTVYVSAGDYLSAALTIRDQTTLHVAAGATLRFVR
- a CDS encoding SCP2 sterol-binding domain-containing protein codes for the protein MAIDIVNEREAWINEWMNKVNTESDYHETGQGWGEGFNGDFVFEVEVDDEYQEAKQYTDDDIENGIAFFAEVSDGEVHDATPIDVDDIAEYDYGFNYHGTYSNWKELIKQNIGPIDGLMSGQFEIEGDMQKILQWSDGASSLANASGMVETSFPEEEA
- a CDS encoding helix-turn-helix domain-containing protein encodes the protein MAAADIPYWAVLLIQSHDSGELLTDYQWKLSTEALGGCYDIPRNCTLADLAATLDVNISAASRLRHRAE